A stretch of DNA from Natrinema halophilum:
CTGATTCTCGATGCGGACGTTCGCGAAGGTGCCGCGCATCATGACCTCGTGATTGCCGCGGCGCGACCCGTATGTGTTGAACTCGTAGGGCTCGACGCCGCGTTCTTTGAGCCACTGGCCGGCGGGCAGGTCCTCGCTGAACGGCCCGGCGGGGCTGATGTGGTCGGTCGTGACGGTGTCACCGAGCGTGAGCAGCGCGCGGGCGTCCTCGACGTTGTCGACGCCGGGCTCCTCGAGCGGGAAGTCCTGGAAGAACGGCGGCTCGCGGATGTAGGTCGACTCGGGGTCCCAGTCGTAGACCTCGCCGGTCGGGGCGTCGAGGGCCTCCCAGCGCTCGTCGCCCTCGTAGATGCTCGCGTACTTCTCCTCGAACATCTCGGGAGAGATGTTGTCGTGGATCGTCTCGCGGACCTCCTCGGTATCCGGCCAGACATCCTCGAGGTAGACCTCCTCGCCGTCGTCGTTGGTGCCGATCGGGTCGTTCTCGAGGTCGATGTCCATCCGACCCGCGAGGCCGTAGGCGACGACCAGGGGTGGACTGGCGAGGTAGTTGGCCTTGATCTTCGGGTGGATGCGGGCCTCGAAGTTACGGTTGCCCGAGAGGACGCTCGTCGTCCAGAGGTCGTACTCGTCGATGGCTTCTTCGACGGGCTCCGGCAGCGGGCCGGCGTTGCCGATACAGGTCGTACAGCCGTAGCCGACGACGTGGTAGCCGAGTTCCTCTAAGTCGTCGAGCAGGTCCGCACGCTTCAAGTACTCCGTGACGACCCGGCTCCCGGGTGCGAGGCTGGTCTTGACGTATTCGGGCACCTCGAGTCCCTGCTCGGCTGCGTTCCGCGCTAGCAGGCCGGCCGCCACCATCACCGATGGGTTCGAGGTGTTCGTACAGGACGTGATCGCGCTGACGAGGATGTCGCCGTGGCCGATTTCGACTTCGGTACCGTCGTCGAGTTCGACCGGGACCTTCTCGTCGAGTCGGGGCGTGTTCTCCGCGACGAGTCCGCCGTCACTCTCGGCGGCACCCGAGGGGATGACGCCCTCTTCTTCGAGCAAGGTCGGGAAGTGCTCGTCCAGATCGCCCATCGGGATGCGGGCGTGGGGCTTCTTGTGTCCCGCGAGGCTGGGTTCGACGTCGCCGAGGTCGAACTCGACGACATCGGTGAACTCGGGGTCCTGCTCGCCGAACAGGCCCTGGGCCTCGAGGTATTCGCGGACGAGTTCGATGTGGTCAGGCTCGCGCCCCGTCAGCTCGAGGTATTCGAGGGTCTTCTCGTCGACCGGGAACATGCTGATCGTCGATCCCTGCTCTGGGGCCATGTTCGAGATGGTCGCGCGGTCGGCGACGGAAAGTTCGGAGACGCCGGGGCCGAAGAACTC
This window harbors:
- the acnA gene encoding aconitate hydratase AcnA, with the translated sequence MATDDYSDAIREFEHGGETYKMADLTVLEDEGLCDLNSLPVSIRILLESVLRNADGETIDADAVRAAASWEPDVPDAEVPFTVSRVVLQDLTGVPAVVDLAALRSAADRKGVDPTVVEPEVPCDLVIDHSVQVDHFGSEDAYEKNVEIEYERNEERYRAIKWAQQAFDEFNVVPPGTGIVHQVNLEHLGRVVHEREVDGEQWLVPDTLVGTDSHTPMIGGIGAVGWGVGGIEAEAALLGQPINMSLPEVVGVRLSGELPDGATATDLVLHITEKLRQVGVVDKFVEFFGPGVSELSVADRATISNMAPEQGSTISMFPVDEKTLEYLELTGREPDHIELVREYLEAQGLFGEQDPEFTDVVEFDLGDVEPSLAGHKKPHARIPMGDLDEHFPTLLEEEGVIPSGAAESDGGLVAENTPRLDEKVPVELDDGTEVEIGHGDILVSAITSCTNTSNPSVMVAAGLLARNAAEQGLEVPEYVKTSLAPGSRVVTEYLKRADLLDDLEELGYHVVGYGCTTCIGNAGPLPEPVEEAIDEYDLWTTSVLSGNRNFEARIHPKIKANYLASPPLVVAYGLAGRMDIDLENDPIGTNDDGEEVYLEDVWPDTEEVRETIHDNISPEMFEEKYASIYEGDERWEALDAPTGEVYDWDPESTYIREPPFFQDFPLEEPGVDNVEDARALLTLGDTVTTDHISPAGPFSEDLPAGQWLKERGVEPYEFNTYGSRRGNHEVMMRGTFANVRIENQLLDGKEGGYTIHHPTGDETTVFEASERYREDDTPLIVMAGEELGTGSSRDWAAKGTDLLGIRATIGKSYERIYRDNLIGMGVLPLQFAEGEGWEELGLDGTEYYQIEGLEDGLEPNAELTVTAEDDDGEVTEFDVTAQVDTPMAVEYVENGGVLHLVLRRLLTEEL